In Xiphophorus hellerii strain 12219 chromosome 13, Xiphophorus_hellerii-4.1, whole genome shotgun sequence, the following proteins share a genomic window:
- the sgce gene encoding epsilon-sarcoglycan isoform X4, with protein MLAAAATVLLGTVVTILSRSHADRNVYPSAGVLFVHVLEREHFKGEFPPYPKSGDASNDPITFNTNLKGFPDRPGWLRYIQRTPHGDGVLYGSPTAEHVGKPTVIEITAYNRRTFETARHNLVINIMATEEFPLPYQAEFYIKNMNVEEMLASEVLGDFLGAVKNVWQPERLNAINITSALDRGGRVPLPINNLKEGVYVMVGADVPFSSCLREVENPHNQLRCSQEMEPVISCDKKFRAQFHIDWCKISLVDINKVVPVYVSRPDPGTGILPEFGEYNPPSESLRSPDYFFDFLVTLAVPSAVALVLFFILGYTMCCRREGVEKRNMQTPAIQLVHHSSIQKSTKELRGMSKNREISWPLSTLPVFNPVSGEVVPPIHPDNYETTSMPLMQTQANLQNQITIPQQRPSGDNYVMSTFRRLEVNGIPEERKVAEALNL; from the exons tcGTCACCATCTTGTCAAGATCCCACGCAGACCGTAATGTCTATCCATCAGCTGGAGTGTTGTTTGTCCACGTGCTGGAGAGAGAGCACTTCAAAGGAGAGTTTCCTCCTTACCCCAAATCAG GTGATGCCAGCAATGATCCGATCACCTTCAACACCAACCTGAAGGGCTTCCCCGACAGACCCGGCTGGCTGCGCTACATCCAGAGGACTCCTCACGGCGACGGCGTGCTCTATGGTTCCCCCACTGCAGAGCACGTTGGCAAGCCTACTGTGATAGAG ATTACCGCCTATAACAGACGCACGTTTGAGACGGCGCGGCACAACCTGGTCATCAACATCATGGCAACAGAAG aatTCCCGCTGCCTTACCAGGCTGAGTTTTACATCAAAAACATGAACGTGGAGGAGATGCTGGCCAGCGAGGTGCTGGGAGACTTTCTGGGCGCCGTGAAGAACGTGTGGCAGCCCGAGCGGCTCAACGCTATCAACATCACGTCGGCGCTGGACCGCGGCGGCCGGGTGCCCCTGCCTATCAACAACCTAAAGGAAGG TGTGTATGTGATGGTCGGCGCTGACGTTCCCTTCTCGTCGTGCCTGCGGGAGGTGGAGAACCCACATAACCAGCTGCGCTGCAGCCAGGAGATGGAGCCTGTCATCAGCTGTGACAAGAAATTCAGAGCTCAGTTTCACATCGACTGGTGTAAGATCTCCCTG GTCGATATCAACAAAGTGGTTCCAGTGTACGTTTCCCGCCCAGATCCGGGCACAGGAATCCTGCCCGAGTTCGGAGAGTACAACCCCCCGTCGGAGTCTCTGAGGAGCCCAGACTACTTCTTCGACTTCCTGGTGACGCTGGCCGTTCCGTCCGCCGTGGCCCTCgtcctcttcttcatcctcgGCTACACAATGTGCTGCAGGCGGGAGGGGGT ggaaaaaagaaacatgcaaacaccaGC CAtccagctggttcaccacagcTCCATCCAGAAGTCCACCAAGGAGCTGCGGGGGATGTCCAAGAACCGTGAGATCTCCTGGCCTCTGTCCACCCTGCCCGTCTTCAACCCGGTCAGCGGGGAGGTGGTGCCCCCCATTCACCCCGACAACTACGAGACCACCAGCATGCCCCTCATGCAGACACAGGC gAATCTGCAGAATCAGATTACAATACCACAGCAGAGGCCATCAG GAGATAATTATGTCATGTCAACATTTCGAAGACTGGAG GTAAATGGTATCCCTGAGGAAAGGAAGGTGGCTGAAGCCCTTAACCTATGA